The following proteins are co-located in the Amycolatopsis tolypomycina genome:
- a CDS encoding helix-turn-helix transcriptional regulator has translation MDASNGGSADARQSHAVPADAWEQPEMRTALASREISAVYRLLRKHGVSQRQIAAMTGQSQSEVSEILKGRQVMAYDVLTRIADGLGVPRGYMGLAYDEATAIRVVGSADGQQAEEDESVKRRRFLAHAAQVTMGAAVFGPESGTWSAGPARTPAPGRIGMTDVRQVEAATRALRALDYQYGGGFCRDAVVAQLSWGQQMLEAHGTDMVKNRLYVALADLHSLAGWTSFDTGLMDSARGHFANALDLAKQGDNHPLVANVLYRMGRVYLHQDAPNDALKLFQLGQIAAQKSGSELAVSVLCANEAWAYAMMGNEEQAVKLLGRSKDEFERANLAEAESWVKFFTETDVYAMVGTVHTVLAQKNAEHTKYAIPALTKAVESYDDEMARSKTFMLSALATNHLLDGDLDHGAKVGGKAIDCAEGIKSERVKDRMRPLQEEAERRRNNADARDLADRLHAFYAA, from the coding sequence ATGGACGCCAGTAACGGTGGCAGTGCCGACGCCCGGCAGAGCCACGCAGTTCCCGCTGACGCGTGGGAGCAGCCGGAGATGAGAACGGCTCTCGCGTCGCGCGAGATCAGCGCCGTGTACCGGCTCCTGCGCAAGCACGGTGTCTCGCAGCGCCAGATCGCCGCGATGACCGGCCAGTCCCAGTCCGAGGTGTCGGAGATCCTCAAGGGTCGCCAGGTCATGGCCTACGACGTGCTCACGAGGATCGCCGACGGCCTGGGTGTCCCCCGTGGATACATGGGCCTCGCCTACGACGAGGCCACGGCGATACGGGTCGTCGGCTCCGCCGACGGCCAGCAGGCTGAGGAGGACGAGTCCGTGAAGCGACGGAGGTTCCTCGCGCACGCTGCCCAGGTCACGATGGGTGCGGCGGTGTTCGGTCCGGAATCGGGCACCTGGTCGGCCGGGCCGGCCAGGACGCCGGCGCCCGGGCGCATCGGCATGACCGACGTCCGCCAGGTCGAAGCCGCGACGCGCGCGCTCCGGGCGCTGGACTACCAGTACGGCGGCGGGTTCTGCCGCGACGCCGTCGTGGCGCAGCTGTCCTGGGGACAGCAGATGCTCGAGGCGCACGGCACCGACATGGTGAAGAACCGGCTGTACGTCGCCCTCGCCGACCTGCACTCCCTCGCCGGCTGGACCTCCTTCGACACCGGGCTGATGGACTCCGCGCGCGGCCACTTCGCGAACGCGCTGGACCTGGCCAAACAGGGGGACAACCACCCGCTGGTGGCCAACGTGCTCTACCGCATGGGCCGCGTCTACCTGCACCAGGACGCCCCGAACGACGCGCTGAAGCTCTTCCAGCTGGGCCAGATCGCCGCCCAGAAAAGCGGCTCCGAGCTGGCGGTCTCCGTGCTCTGCGCGAACGAGGCCTGGGCCTACGCGATGATGGGCAACGAGGAGCAGGCGGTGAAGCTGCTCGGCCGGAGCAAGGACGAGTTCGAGCGCGCCAACCTCGCCGAAGCCGAGTCGTGGGTCAAGTTCTTCACCGAGACCGACGTCTACGCCATGGTCGGCACCGTCCACACGGTCCTCGCGCAGAAGAACGCCGAGCACACCAAGTACGCCATCCCGGCGCTGACCAAGGCCGTCGAGTCCTACGACGACGAAATGGCCCGCTCCAAGACGTTCATGCTCAGCGCGCTCGCCACCAACCACCTGCTCGACGGCGACCTCGACCACGGCGCCAAGGTCGGCGGCAAGGCCATCGACTGCGCCGAGGGCATCAAGTCCGAGCGGGTCAAGGACCGGATGCGGCCCCTGCAGGAAGAGGCCGAGCGCCGCCGCAACAACGCCGACGCCCGTGACCTCGCCGACCGCCTCCACGCTTTCTACGCCGCATAA
- a CDS encoding phosphotransferase family protein: MDGRFTSGKLRGVLAETCALLGLDPAGARLLRFTNNAVYALVTAPFVVRIVGSTQLRHRVGTVVRVARHFERHGVPAIRLLGDVEQPLEVGGHLVTVWHQVPSIGRAATSVDLARLLRQVHALPPPPGLAEWAPFAAVRARVSDAEEISDADREFLLDRCAELEAELAGLTFPLPRGLVHGDAYPGNVIPGPDGPVLCDFDSSCVGPPEWDLTPLAVGRERFGDPPVRYRTFAAEYGFDVTSWSGFAVLRGIRELKLTTSVLPILRSRPQVRPELFRRLDDLRSGRTGARWTRYR, translated from the coding sequence TTGGACGGCCGGTTCACCTCCGGGAAGCTGCGAGGCGTGCTGGCCGAAACCTGCGCGCTGCTGGGGCTCGACCCGGCGGGCGCGCGGCTGCTGCGGTTCACCAACAACGCGGTGTACGCGCTGGTCACGGCCCCTTTTGTGGTCCGGATCGTCGGCTCGACGCAGCTGCGGCACCGCGTCGGCACGGTCGTGCGCGTGGCCCGGCACTTCGAGCGCCACGGCGTCCCCGCGATCCGGCTCCTCGGCGACGTCGAGCAGCCCCTGGAGGTCGGCGGGCACCTGGTGACCGTGTGGCACCAGGTGCCGAGCATCGGCCGGGCGGCGACGTCGGTCGACCTGGCCCGGCTGCTGCGCCAGGTCCACGCGCTGCCCCCGCCGCCCGGCCTCGCCGAGTGGGCGCCGTTCGCCGCCGTGCGAGCCAGGGTGTCCGACGCCGAGGAGATCAGCGACGCCGACCGGGAGTTCCTCCTCGACCGCTGCGCCGAACTCGAAGCCGAACTCGCCGGGCTGACGTTTCCCCTGCCCAGGGGCCTGGTCCACGGCGACGCGTACCCCGGCAACGTCATCCCCGGCCCGGACGGCCCGGTGCTCTGCGACTTCGATTCCTCGTGCGTCGGCCCGCCGGAGTGGGACCTGACGCCGCTGGCGGTCGGCCGCGAGCGGTTCGGCGACCCGCCGGTGCGCTACCGGACGTTCGCCGCGGAATACGGCTTCGACGTGACGTCGTGGTCCGGGTTCGCCGTCCTCCGTGGCATCCGCGAGCTGAAGCTGACGACCAGCGTGCTGCCCATCCTGCGCAGCCGGCCGCAGGTCCGGCCGGAGCTCTTCCGCCGCCTGGACGATCTCCGGAGCGGCCGGACGGGCGCACGCTGGACGCGTTACCGCTGA
- a CDS encoding copper resistance D family protein, which produces MPQAETTAKPRYSTLLCVVTAGLLGALIGVALMSTAPVPGVVEPSAVVSAGIPVVRVLLDLAAVTTIGLALLSVLVGYDRPKLTEPVMRLARPAGVAAALVWATAAVVALVLQTAEYKPGSATLSPSDIGDYIANVGAGKALVIVAVLALVHAGIGALSLRFGEKVPAEVRVGLGLFALLPLPVTGHASNWNYHDYTMISMELHVMSAVAWTGGLGAMTVLLVANRTLLAHALPRFSKLATLCLVLSAATGLFNGLVEISLNPTIGFWAAIFTTPYGQLLVLKLVCTGVIALLGANVRWRLMPRIVRHDRTALAAWATLELTVMGLAFGFAVVLTRAPVVAS; this is translated from the coding sequence ATGCCCCAGGCCGAGACCACCGCGAAACCCCGCTATTCGACGCTGCTCTGCGTCGTGACGGCGGGCCTGCTCGGCGCCCTGATCGGCGTCGCGCTCATGTCCACCGCGCCGGTACCCGGCGTCGTGGAGCCCAGCGCGGTGGTCTCGGCCGGCATCCCGGTCGTGCGGGTCCTGCTCGACCTCGCCGCGGTCACCACGATCGGCCTCGCGCTGCTTTCCGTGCTCGTCGGTTACGACCGGCCGAAGCTGACCGAACCGGTCATGCGGCTGGCCCGCCCGGCCGGCGTCGCGGCCGCGCTCGTCTGGGCCACGGCCGCCGTCGTCGCGCTGGTCCTGCAGACCGCGGAGTACAAGCCGGGTTCGGCGACGCTCTCACCGTCCGACATCGGCGACTACATCGCGAACGTCGGCGCCGGGAAGGCGCTCGTCATCGTCGCCGTGCTCGCGCTCGTGCACGCCGGCATCGGCGCGCTGTCGCTGCGGTTCGGCGAGAAGGTGCCCGCCGAGGTCCGCGTCGGGCTCGGCCTGTTCGCGCTGCTGCCCCTGCCGGTCACCGGGCACGCGTCGAACTGGAACTACCACGACTACACGATGATCTCGATGGAGCTGCACGTCATGAGCGCCGTCGCCTGGACCGGCGGCCTCGGCGCGATGACCGTGCTCCTGGTGGCGAACCGGACGCTGCTGGCGCACGCGCTGCCCCGGTTCTCGAAGCTGGCGACGCTCTGCCTGGTGCTCTCCGCGGCGACCGGGCTGTTCAACGGCCTCGTCGAGATCTCGCTCAACCCGACCATCGGGTTCTGGGCGGCGATCTTCACGACGCCGTACGGGCAGCTGCTGGTCCTGAAGCTCGTGTGCACCGGTGTCATCGCGCTGCTCGGGGCGAACGTCCGCTGGCGGCTGATGCCGCGGATCGTCCGGCACGACCGCACGGCGCTCGCCGCGTGGGCCACGCTCGAACTGACGGTCATGGGCCTGGCGTTCGGGTTCGCCGTCGTGCTGACGCGGGCGCCGGTTGTCGCCTCCTGA
- a CDS encoding copper resistance CopC family protein has translation MRGVLVALALTAVAVLGTATPALAHNVLISSDPANGSSVAAGPAKLSLTFDQYVQGADVNQIAVTGPGGGQWAEGPITVVNNVISAPLRPLGPAGKYTVGYRVLSADGHPVTGELTFTLTTAGTGTPATVDAARSPGGSAQAAPESSSTGVPIWVWIAGAVVLLAIGLTVALRSGSNVSQENTAEKKQ, from the coding sequence ATGCGCGGTGTGCTCGTCGCGCTGGCGTTGACCGCGGTGGCCGTGCTCGGCACGGCCACCCCGGCGCTGGCGCACAACGTGCTGATCTCCTCGGACCCGGCGAACGGCTCGTCCGTCGCCGCCGGCCCGGCGAAGCTCAGCCTGACGTTCGACCAGTACGTGCAGGGCGCGGACGTCAACCAGATCGCGGTGACCGGCCCCGGCGGCGGCCAGTGGGCCGAAGGACCGATCACCGTGGTGAACAACGTCATCAGCGCGCCCCTGCGGCCGCTCGGCCCGGCCGGGAAGTACACCGTCGGCTACCGGGTGCTGTCCGCCGACGGCCACCCGGTGACCGGTGAGCTCACCTTCACCCTGACGACCGCGGGCACCGGCACGCCGGCGACCGTCGACGCGGCCCGCTCGCCGGGCGGCTCGGCGCAGGCGGCACCGGAGTCGTCGTCGACCGGGGTGCCGATCTGGGTCTGGATCGCCGGCGCCGTCGTGCTGCTGGCGATCGGGCTCACCGTGGCCCTGCGTTCGGGCAGCAACGTCAGTCAAGAAAACACAGCAGAGAAGAAGCAGTAA
- a CDS encoding YcnI family protein, producing the protein MSQHVFQRAGFLAAAVGAAGLLGAGIASAHVTANVYGPQPTKGGYAAIVFRVPSEEKDPVTTTKVTVDFKPDYGIGSVRTKPVPGWTAQVTKSKLPAPITKDNGTQITEAVTAVTWTAQAGSELKATDYQEFSVSFGPLPTNVDQVEFPAHQTYSDGKVVDWNQPTPAGGEEPEHPAPVVKLAAKAADGDAHGNMADTASATGDQTQAAAATSDSTARWLGGAGLLVGAVGLGVGAGATIRARKATAKSGGNS; encoded by the coding sequence ATGTCCCAGCACGTCTTCCAGCGCGCCGGTTTCCTCGCCGCCGCCGTCGGTGCCGCCGGCCTGCTCGGTGCCGGCATCGCGTCCGCGCACGTCACGGCCAACGTCTACGGCCCGCAGCCCACGAAGGGCGGCTACGCGGCGATCGTCTTCCGCGTGCCGAGCGAGGAGAAGGACCCCGTCACCACCACGAAGGTCACCGTCGACTTCAAGCCCGACTACGGCATCGGCTCGGTGCGGACCAAGCCGGTCCCCGGCTGGACAGCCCAGGTGACGAAGTCCAAGCTGCCCGCCCCGATCACCAAGGACAACGGCACCCAGATCACCGAAGCCGTCACCGCGGTGACGTGGACCGCGCAGGCGGGCAGCGAGCTCAAGGCCACCGACTACCAGGAGTTCTCGGTGAGCTTCGGCCCGCTGCCGACCAATGTGGACCAGGTGGAGTTCCCGGCGCACCAGACCTACAGCGACGGCAAGGTCGTCGACTGGAACCAGCCGACGCCGGCCGGTGGCGAGGAGCCGGAGCACCCGGCGCCGGTCGTGAAGCTGGCCGCGAAGGCGGCGGACGGCGACGCGCACGGCAACATGGCGGACACGGCCTCGGCCACCGGCGACCAGACCCAGGCCGCGGCCGCGACGTCGGACAGCACCGCCCGCTGGCTCGGCGGGGCCGGCCTGCTCGTCGGCGCCGTTGGCCTCGGTGTCGGGGCCGGCGCGACCATCCGGGCCCGCAAGGCCACGGCCAAGTCGGGAGGCAACAGCTAA
- a CDS encoding ABC transporter permease, whose translation MNLFDYISDRASKLWLEAYLHTSMVVQCTIIAAVLGVLIGVAVYRSPIGSAVATALASTILTVPSFALLGLLIPLSGLGPTTAVIALVLYGLLPIVRNTIVGLDGVDPAVTDAARGIGMSCFGVLTRVELRLAWPAILTGMRVATQMLMGIAVIAAYAKGPGFGAEVFSGLTNAGSTNSLNQAVTGTVGVVILALLLDGVYVLIKRFTVSRGVRG comes from the coding sequence ATGAACCTCTTCGACTACATCTCCGACCGGGCGAGCAAGCTGTGGCTGGAGGCCTACCTGCACACCAGCATGGTGGTGCAGTGCACGATCATCGCCGCGGTCCTCGGCGTGCTGATCGGGGTCGCGGTCTACCGCAGCCCGATCGGTTCGGCGGTGGCCACGGCGCTGGCGAGCACGATCCTGACGGTGCCGTCGTTCGCCCTCCTGGGCCTGCTGATCCCCCTCTCGGGGCTCGGTCCGACGACCGCCGTGATCGCGCTGGTGCTCTACGGCCTGCTGCCGATCGTCCGGAACACGATCGTCGGGCTCGACGGCGTCGACCCGGCCGTCACCGACGCCGCCCGCGGCATCGGGATGAGCTGCTTCGGCGTGCTCACCCGGGTCGAGCTGCGGCTGGCCTGGCCGGCGATCCTCACCGGCATGCGGGTGGCCACGCAGATGCTGATGGGCATCGCCGTGATCGCCGCCTACGCGAAGGGCCCTGGCTTCGGCGCCGAGGTCTTCTCCGGGCTCACGAACGCGGGGAGCACGAACTCCCTGAACCAAGCCGTCACCGGCACGGTCGGGGTGGTCATCCTCGCCCTGCTGCTCGACGGCGTCTACGTCCTGATCAAGCGCTTCACCGTCTCGAGGGGTGTCCGTGGCTGA
- a CDS encoding ABC transporter ATP-binding protein codes for MAENEEVSGVEIELEHVTKRYPGTREAAVDDFSMVVPAGKIVVFVGPSGCGKTTTMRMINRLVQPTSGKITIGGEDALKLDVDTLRRRIGYAIQQAGLFPHFTVAQNIAVVPGLLGWDKKKVNDRVEEMMDLVGLDPADFRDRFPRQLSGGQQQRVGVARALAADPPVLLMDEPFGAVDPITRGNLQDELLRLQSELKKTIVFVTHDFDEAVKLGDKIAVLGNQSSILQYDTPEAILANPADDTVAGFVGAGASLKQLTLLRVRDVELQQDALTVTVDESPASVREMLQSSRKHFALVLDARRRPTRWVHVRELTSATSLANLGKPLRDVVSLQSTLQDALEAMLAEGGSVPVTGARGEYAGTIQLDTVIATIQQLREEHTNDEEVPA; via the coding sequence GTGGCTGAGAACGAGGAAGTCTCCGGCGTCGAAATCGAGCTGGAGCACGTGACCAAGCGGTACCCCGGCACCCGCGAAGCGGCGGTCGACGACTTCTCGATGGTCGTGCCCGCGGGCAAGATCGTGGTCTTCGTCGGCCCGTCCGGCTGCGGCAAGACCACGACCATGCGGATGATCAACCGCCTGGTCCAGCCGACGTCCGGCAAGATCACCATCGGCGGCGAGGACGCGCTCAAGCTCGACGTCGACACGCTGCGCCGTCGGATCGGCTACGCCATCCAGCAGGCCGGGCTGTTCCCGCACTTCACCGTCGCGCAGAACATCGCGGTGGTGCCGGGCCTGCTCGGCTGGGACAAGAAGAAGGTCAACGACCGGGTCGAGGAGATGATGGACCTGGTCGGGCTCGACCCGGCCGACTTCCGCGACCGGTTCCCGCGCCAGCTGTCGGGCGGGCAGCAGCAGCGCGTCGGCGTGGCACGGGCGCTCGCCGCGGATCCGCCGGTGCTGCTGATGGACGAGCCGTTCGGCGCGGTCGACCCGATCACCCGCGGCAACCTGCAGGACGAGCTGCTGCGGCTGCAGAGCGAGCTGAAGAAGACGATCGTGTTCGTCACGCACGACTTCGACGAGGCCGTGAAGCTGGGCGACAAGATCGCGGTGCTCGGCAACCAGTCGTCGATCCTGCAGTACGACACCCCCGAGGCCATCCTGGCGAACCCGGCGGACGACACGGTCGCGGGCTTCGTGGGCGCGGGCGCGTCGCTGAAGCAGCTGACCCTGCTGCGAGTCCGGGACGTCGAGCTCCAGCAGGACGCGCTCACCGTGACCGTCGACGAGTCGCCCGCGTCGGTGCGCGAGATGCTGCAGTCCTCGCGCAAGCACTTCGCGCTGGTGCTCGACGCGCGCCGCCGTCCGACGCGGTGGGTGCACGTCCGCGAGCTGACGTCGGCGACTTCGCTGGCCAACCTCGGGAAGCCGCTGCGCGACGTCGTCAGCCTGCAGTCGACCCTGCAGGACGCGCTCGAGGCGATGCTCGCCGAGGGCGGCTCGGTGCCGGTCACCGGCGCGCGCGGCGAGTACGCGGGCACGATCCAGCTGGACACCGTGATCGCGACCATCCAGCAGCTGCGCGAGGAGCACACGAACGACGAAGAGGTGCCGGCATGA
- a CDS encoding ABC transporter permease, with protein MTAVVDTGFSTESGSKRAERVRLFAQPIAVLVIVAVTLAAVFSSGLTATEKETLNAPTLLTALWDHLLMTLVVTAIVVLVAVPLGVLVTRPWARFLAPLFLAIANIGQAAPALGVLVLWFIITGATGGIWVAALPLAFYSLLPVLRNTMVGIQQVDPALIDAGRGIGMSAGAVLWRVELPLAVPLILAGLRTSLVLAVGTATFGMFVNAGGFGLLIDTGYKLNLTPVLVTGSVLAVALALLVDWVGAVAEQYFGPKGLR; from the coding sequence ATGACGGCGGTCGTCGACACCGGCTTCAGCACCGAGTCGGGCTCCAAACGCGCGGAACGCGTCCGGCTGTTCGCCCAGCCGATCGCGGTGCTGGTGATCGTCGCCGTGACGCTGGCCGCGGTGTTCTCCAGCGGCCTGACCGCCACGGAGAAGGAGACCCTCAACGCGCCGACGCTGCTCACGGCGTTGTGGGACCACCTGCTGATGACGCTCGTGGTGACGGCGATCGTCGTCCTGGTCGCGGTGCCGCTCGGGGTGCTGGTGACGCGGCCGTGGGCGCGGTTCCTGGCGCCGCTCTTCCTGGCGATCGCGAACATCGGGCAGGCCGCGCCCGCGCTGGGCGTGCTGGTGCTGTGGTTCATCATCACCGGCGCGACCGGCGGCATCTGGGTGGCGGCGCTGCCGCTGGCGTTCTACTCGCTGCTGCCGGTGCTGCGGAACACGATGGTCGGCATCCAGCAGGTCGACCCGGCCCTGATCGACGCCGGCCGCGGCATCGGGATGTCGGCGGGCGCGGTGCTCTGGCGCGTCGAACTGCCGCTGGCCGTCCCGCTGATCCTGGCCGGCCTGCGCACGTCGCTGGTACTGGCGGTGGGCACGGCGACGTTCGGCATGTTCGTCAACGCCGGCGGCTTCGGGCTGCTCATCGACACCGGCTACAAGCTCAACCTGACCCCGGTGCTGGTCACCGGCTCGGTGCTGGCGGTCGCGCTGGCGCTGCTGGTCGACTGGGTCGGCGCGGTCGCCGAACAGTACTTCGGACCGAAGGGGCTGCGATGA
- a CDS encoding glycine betaine ABC transporter substrate-binding protein encodes MKLRRLAVVALLGVTLSSCGLTVNQAVPYDIKPGSIQPIPALQGVKITVGSKDFTENIILAYMAEMALTAAGADVVDLSDIKGSNSSRQALLSGQTDVTWEYTGTGWINYQGNELPVPGGEQAQYEATAKADEEKFGVTWLNYSPLNDQYAFAVTEAYGAANNLKTTSDLAAFIKQRPDQAVFCLETEFTSRQDGFPAAVKAYGFQNPTVKNFGIGTIYSAVASGTCPVGEVFTTDGRISGLNLRVLEDDKKAFPQYNAVATLRTEWLKQHPEVRGPLEKVSAAIDNEQMIELCKQVDVDGEDAGKVAHDWMVKKGFIQ; translated from the coding sequence ATGAAACTCCGGCGACTGGCCGTCGTGGCGCTGCTGGGGGTGACGCTGTCGTCCTGCGGCCTGACGGTCAACCAGGCGGTGCCGTACGACATCAAGCCGGGCTCGATCCAGCCGATCCCGGCGCTGCAGGGCGTGAAGATCACGGTGGGGTCGAAGGACTTCACCGAGAACATCATCCTGGCGTACATGGCCGAAATGGCGCTGACGGCCGCGGGCGCAGACGTCGTGGACCTCTCGGACATCAAGGGGTCGAACTCGTCGCGGCAGGCGCTGCTGTCCGGCCAGACGGACGTGACGTGGGAGTACACGGGCACGGGCTGGATCAACTACCAGGGCAACGAGCTCCCCGTCCCGGGCGGCGAGCAGGCCCAGTACGAGGCGACGGCCAAGGCGGACGAGGAGAAGTTCGGCGTCACGTGGCTGAACTATTCGCCGCTGAACGACCAGTACGCGTTCGCGGTGACGGAGGCGTACGGCGCGGCCAACAACCTGAAGACGACGTCCGATTTGGCGGCGTTCATCAAGCAGCGGCCGGACCAGGCGGTGTTCTGCCTGGAGACGGAGTTCACCAGCCGCCAGGACGGCTTCCCGGCCGCGGTGAAGGCGTACGGCTTCCAGAACCCGACGGTGAAGAACTTCGGCATCGGCACGATCTATTCGGCGGTGGCGAGCGGAACCTGCCCGGTGGGCGAGGTCTTCACCACGGACGGCCGCATCTCGGGGTTGAACCTGCGGGTGCTGGAGGACGACAAGAAGGCGTTCCCCCAGTACAACGCGGTGGCGACGCTGCGCACGGAGTGGCTGAAGCAGCACCCGGAGGTGCGTGGGCCACTGGAGAAGGTCAGCGCGGCGATCGACAACGAGCAGATGATCGAGCTGTGCAAGCAGGTCGACGTCGACGGTGAGGACGCCGGCAAGGTGGCCCACGACTGGATGGTCAAGAAGGGCTTCATCCAGTAG
- a CDS encoding DUF6474 family protein, with protein sequence MARKAKVVGEARFTPKRAKNAIAVAKVVGPAVLPVVAPLAVRAAGAAREAYDRYQARKLGVSVDRLGEYTGRGAALHARIAGVAEGCQDLRKSEKASAADREFAAEALGTLEQLSASVRAAERMPAARRKSVHRAVAGELERLEGQLLHRLGL encoded by the coding sequence ATGGCGCGCAAGGCCAAGGTCGTGGGTGAAGCCCGGTTCACCCCTAAGAGGGCGAAGAACGCGATCGCGGTGGCGAAGGTGGTCGGCCCGGCGGTGCTCCCGGTGGTGGCACCACTGGCGGTCCGCGCGGCGGGCGCGGCCCGCGAGGCGTACGACCGCTACCAGGCACGCAAGCTGGGAGTCTCGGTCGACAGGCTGGGCGAGTACACCGGCCGCGGCGCGGCGTTGCACGCCCGGATCGCGGGGGTGGCCGAGGGCTGCCAGGACCTGCGGAAGTCGGAGAAGGCGTCCGCCGCGGACCGCGAGTTCGCGGCGGAGGCGCTGGGGACGTTGGAGCAGCTGTCGGCGTCGGTGCGCGCGGCGGAGCGGATGCCGGCGGCGCGGCGGAAGTCGGTGCACCGGGCGGTGGCCGGGGAGCTGGAACGGCTCGAAGGGCAGCTGCTGCACCGGCTCGGCCTCTGA
- a CDS encoding TM0106 family RecB-like putative nuclease: MNTEVVLDAGAVSRCRRRVHLEHDPAMREVPLSPPDPTAQQRIDDATAHREDIVTRLMAANDDHWVKIGRDLPAHERVEQTLQAFADGARYIWGALLPVDPAGHRRGGIDLLVRTGRGYVPVLVVRHRITDRGAGAIVTELTDLDPAHRKADEGRKVRSQPRDQFRLVHVRRMLQTLGQADESNTLGGVIGLDADVVVWHDLTAGTWPGGRNALTEYQARFADRLAIATAAANGEEPLAEPSRVLECRRCPWWPTCEAVLTETRDVSLVVRGEDAVELRRAGVSTVDKLAALDPAGESPEVNWTGVTFPDAVVLARAWLADLTLVRRVDTVEVPRADVEVDVDMESFGDAGAYLWGCLLSGADIGVPQGYRAFATWDPLPTDDEARSFAEFWAWLTDVRERTEAAGLTFRAYCYNALAENRWLFGSVERFGDHPGVPTKKDIQSFVDSEQWVDLFRSVTDQFLCSHGKGLKVIAPVAGFSWRDPEAGGEASMRWYRDAVGMDGEKPDDDQRERLLRYNEDDVLATRALREWIDARAQAEVPYMFDL, from the coding sequence ATGAACACCGAGGTGGTACTCGACGCGGGCGCGGTCAGCCGCTGCCGTCGGCGCGTGCACCTCGAACACGACCCCGCCATGCGGGAGGTGCCGCTTTCCCCGCCCGACCCCACCGCGCAGCAGCGGATCGACGATGCCACCGCGCACCGCGAAGACATCGTCACCCGGCTGATGGCCGCCAACGACGACCACTGGGTGAAGATCGGCCGCGACCTGCCCGCCCACGAGCGCGTCGAACAGACGCTGCAGGCCTTCGCCGACGGGGCGCGCTACATCTGGGGTGCGCTGCTGCCGGTCGACCCGGCCGGGCACCGGCGTGGCGGCATCGACCTGCTCGTCCGCACCGGCCGCGGCTACGTCCCGGTGCTCGTCGTGCGGCACCGCATCACCGACCGCGGCGCCGGGGCGATCGTCACCGAACTGACCGACCTCGACCCGGCGCACCGGAAAGCCGACGAAGGCCGCAAGGTCCGGTCGCAGCCGCGTGACCAGTTCCGGCTCGTGCACGTCCGCCGCATGCTGCAGACGCTCGGGCAGGCCGACGAGAGCAACACCCTCGGCGGCGTCATCGGGCTCGACGCCGACGTCGTCGTCTGGCACGACCTCACCGCGGGCACCTGGCCGGGCGGCCGCAACGCGCTCACCGAGTACCAGGCCCGGTTCGCCGACCGGCTCGCCATCGCCACCGCCGCCGCGAACGGCGAGGAGCCGCTCGCCGAACCGTCGCGCGTGCTGGAGTGCCGTCGCTGCCCGTGGTGGCCGACGTGCGAGGCCGTGCTCACCGAAACCCGCGACGTCAGCCTCGTCGTCCGCGGCGAGGACGCCGTCGAGCTGCGCCGGGCCGGCGTGTCCACTGTGGACAAGCTGGCCGCGCTCGACCCGGCGGGCGAGTCGCCGGAGGTCAACTGGACCGGCGTCACCTTCCCGGACGCCGTCGTGCTCGCCCGCGCCTGGCTGGCCGACCTGACGCTGGTGCGCCGCGTCGACACTGTCGAGGTGCCGCGTGCCGACGTCGAGGTCGACGTCGACATGGAGAGCTTCGGCGACGCCGGCGCGTACCTCTGGGGCTGCCTGCTCAGCGGCGCCGACATCGGCGTCCCGCAGGGCTACCGCGCCTTCGCGACGTGGGACCCGCTGCCCACCGACGACGAGGCCCGGTCCTTCGCCGAGTTCTGGGCCTGGCTGACCGACGTCCGCGAGCGCACCGAAGCGGCGGGCCTGACCTTCCGCGCCTACTGCTACAACGCGCTCGCCGAGAACCGCTGGCTCTTCGGGTCCGTCGAGCGCTTCGGCGACCACCCCGGCGTTCCCACGAAGAAGGACATCCAGTCCTTTGTGGATTCCGAGCAGTGGGTCGACCTCTTCCGCAGCGTCACCGACCAGTTCCTGTGCTCCCACGGCAAGGGCCTGAAGGTGATCGCCCCGGTGGCCGGCTTCTCCTGGCGCGACCCGGAGGCGGGCGGCGAGGCGTCGATGCGCTGGTACCGCGACGCCGTGGGCATGGACGGCGAGAAGCCGGACGACGACCAGCGCGAGCGGCTCCTGCGCTACAACGAGGACGACGTCCTCGCGACCCGGGCGCTGCGGGAGTGGATCGACGCCCGGGCGCAGGCCGAAGTGCCGTACATGTTCGATCTCTGA